The following is a genomic window from Aliivibrio wodanis.
CATCAGTATAACCTATAGCAATAGATACCCAATAATCTCCTGTTTCATCGGTAGCTAGAAACTCAGCTTTAATTTCATATTTTTTCCAAAATAAAAAAGCAAATAATATGCAAAAAGGAAATGTCAAAAAACCAAATTGAGGAACAAATGCCCACGTAACAGCAGAGAGAACTAAAGCCCATGAAACCATATTTACAATATTATCTTTTAGGCTGAGTTTTCTTACATGCAATTGTTTAATTTTACACAAGCTATAAGTATCTTTTTTGACACTCAATGTCTTTGCCGTAAATTGAAAATCATTCAATTTATAAGGTTTGCGAAAATAAATGAATGCATTTTTAATCATCTGTTTATACTCCACTTTCTATATAAATACAGAGCATTAGCCCAAACAAAACTTAGTGGATGCTTTCTTAACTCGTAAGTTAAGTTCTAAATGCCATATTTACACGGCCTCAGAAATCCATAGCACACCTTTACAGGATAAACCCACGAGACACTATGTTGCAATTTAATAAAGCCTTAAAAGCGATTTACAAAGCAATAAACCTTAATTTACTTCACTCAATAACAGTAAAAACAACCACTGCATTTTATGTGACACTTTTTGAGGTCTTGACAAATAATCAAACTACCGCGATAAACTCAATAATGGTCGATTTAAAAAACAAATAACCATTTTAATTGAGCTATACACTAGAAGATAAAACACACTTAGGTAAGGAACTCCTAAATGTTTAGAGCTGAAGTTATTGAAGCAAAAAAACAACGATTATTTGGCACCGTTATCGTAACTCAACCAATGTCTATTTATGCCATTAGTTTTACCTGTTTTATCGTGTTTATTTTGATTTTTGTTTACTTAAGTCAAGCAAGTTATTCACGCAAAGAAACCGTTAATGGATATCTGACCCCAGAAAAAGGACTGGTCAAAGTATTCTCAAATAGAACGGGGGTGATCGCAAACATTTATGTTGCTGAAGGAGAAACTATCAAACAAGGCAAAGAAATTGTAAAAATTAAAAATAGTCAAAGTTTAACTTCGGGTGTAGAGCTATCAACGGCTCTCAGCCATGAGCTGTCCTTACAGATAGGGTATTTAGAAGAAGAACTAAACACCGTAGCCAAGGTAAACGAAAAAGAATTGTCTCGTATCAAACGTCAAATTACTCAACTAAATAAAAGTCTATTGGCTCTAAATAACGCCAAGAAAACTAATAAAAAGAAAGTCCGTTTAAAAGAAAACCAACTTGATAATAATCAAAAATTACTTCAAAAAGGACATATCTCACAAAGCCAAATCGACCTTGTTACTGAGCAATATTTGGATTCGCTTGAAGCGAATGATCGCTTAGACAGAGAAATAGCGAATGTAAGCACCGAAATATCCACGTTGAGATCTGAGCATATCTCTTTACCAGAGCAATTAACCTTAAAGCAAATAGTCATTAATCGACAACTATCTGAATTAAAAGCTAAAGTAACCGAATTAGACAATCAATATGAGTTTATCCAAAAAGCCCCTGAGTCGGGTATAGTCACCGCAATTCAGCCATCCATCGGAACTCGTGTTGATCCAAACACGCCACTATTAAGTATTATTCCTGTTGATTCCCCTTTAGAAATTGAATTGTTATTACCCACTCGTTCAGCGGGATTTGTTCAAATAAAGGACAAGGTAAATATTCGATTTGATGCTTTTCCTTATCAAAAATTTGGGGTTGTGGTAGGAGAAATATCAAATATAGATAAAGCACTAATTCTCCCTACTGATCGTCAATTACCAATAAAATTTGATGAAGCAATGTATAGAGTTCAAGCTAAATTACATAAACAATCAGTACAAGCCTATGGCAAAGAATTTCCTTTAAAAGTAGGTATGATTGCAGAAGTCGATATTCTTTTAGAAAAACGTAGCTTATTAGAATGGCTATTAGACCCTATTTATGCAGTAAAAGGAAAACTGGGATGAGTATAAACAAACCCACTATCGTAGATGCCATTGATCTCATTTCATATTCAGGAAAACGAAATGTCCCTTTAATCATGCAATCCGAAGTATCCGAATGCGGCTTAGCTTGCCTTGCGATGATATCGTCTTTCTATGGATACAAAATAAATTTATCCTCATTAAGAAAAAAAGTAACTCTGGATAATAACGGAATAAATTTAAAACAATTGATGAATGTTGCTAATCAACTGCATTTTTCTAGTCGAGCCTTACAATGCTCATTAAATGAAATAGAACAACTTAGCCTGCCTTGTATATTACATTGGAACATGGACCACTTTGTGGTTCTGACTAGAGTAACTAAAAATACAATATTCATAAATGATCCTGCCTTTGGGAAACGCAAGATACATAGAAAGGAATTTAGTGATTCTTTTACTGGCATTGCGTTAGAGTTAACCCCGACGACATCATTCAAAAAACAAGATGTACGTGTGGTAATGAAAATAACCCAACTTTGGGAGAAAATAACAGGACTAAAACGGGCTTTAATTTCGTTATTAGCACTTTCTCTCATACTGCAAAGTGCCGCCTTACTTTTGCCATATTATATGCAGTGGGTTGTTGATAATGTATTACTCAGTAACGATACCTCATTACTAATTGTATTGGCTTTTGGGTTTTCATTACTCACCATCATTCAATCTGGTGTTAGTGCGTTTCGTAGTTGGTTAGTCTTACGTTTTAGTAGCTCACTTAATTTGCATATGGGGGCGAATCTTTTTCATCATCTTATTAACCTCCCTATGAGTTATTTTGAAAAAAGGCATATTGGAGATGTCGTCTCTCGATTTGGCTCACTGTCAGCAATTAGGGAAATGCTTGCTACAGGCCTTGTTGAGGCGATAATTGATGGAATAATGGCCTCTATCGTGCTTATTATGCTGTATGTTTATAGTCCTTTATTAGCAACGATTGCATTAGGTTTTGTCTTATTGTCATTCTTAGTGCAACTCGCTTTTTATTACCCAAATAGACGTATTACAGAAGAATCGATAGTGGCCGAAGCGAAAGAGGATACTTCATTTTTAGAATCCATTAGAGCGATCCAAACCATTAAACTATTTTCTCATGAAACCAGTCGTCAAAATTTATGGCTCAATCGTTACGCCGAAGTCATTAATACAAATATTCGACTAGGTAAATTAGACATCGCAGAAACCACCTTTAATAGTCTTATTTTTGGACTAGAATCGATTTTAGTGATTTATTTTGGTGCGTTGATAGTTATTGATGGGGATCTAACGGTTGGTATGTTACTCGCTTTTATTGCTTACAAAGGACAATTTACAACGAGCATTACTAATTTTATTGATAATATTTTATCGTTCAAATTACTTGGTCTACATTTAGAACGTTTATCAGACATAACCCTACAAAAAACAGAATTTAATGACACAAATTACGTAGCACCTTTGTCTACGGTTAAAGGGAATATTCGATTAGAGTCAATCTGCTTTCGGTATGCTGACAACTCAGAATGGGTATTACATAATATCAATTTAGAAGTGAAATCAGGTGATTCGGTTGCTATTGTGGGCGCATCAGGTTGTGGAAAAACCACACTTTTGAAAATAATTTTAGGTCTATTAAAACCAACATCAGGACGTATTTATTTAGATGGTATTGATATCAGTCAGTTAGGTCTGAATGAATATCGACAACATTTTGGTGCAGTTATGCAAAATGACCTGCTTTTCTCAGGCACCCTATCTGAAAATATTACCTTATTTGATCCAAACTATAATGAAGATAAATTGAATGAATGCTGTCGTTTAGCCTGTATTCTTGATGATATAGAGAAATTACCAATGAAATATCACTCTTTAGTGGGAGATATGGGGAATAATTTTTCAGGAGGGCAACTACAACGTTTATTTTTAGCCAGAGCATTATATAAAGAGCCTGCAATTCTTTGTTTAGATGAATCAACAAGTAACTTAGACCAGCAAAATGAATTTTTGATAAACGACAATATAAAATCATTGCCTATGACGCGTATTATTATTGCTCATAGAAAAAGTACGATTGAATCAGTAAATTCAACTTTCGAAATATAATCAAAAAACACATATATATACCAACAATGTGATATAGATCAACGTATATATATTAAAATAGATACATATTATAATACAACGCATATTAAGAGGTTACTTTATGCCAAAATACCAATTTTTTTGCATACCAGATTCCAATCGTAAAAAGTTCACATTTATTGACATGGATAGTGACACTTTTTTAACTGAAAAAAAACAGCTTATTGAGGGTGGATTTGAAGTAGAGGATGATGTTATTTATGGTGATACAAGAGAAGATGCTGTCGAAAAGTTCAAATCAAATTATATCTATCACTTAGACGAATATAATAACTCCCATGTCGAGAGTGGCTTTCTTAGTTTCATTATAGAGTTATATAAAGAAGTAAGAAGCAGAAAATAATCACCTCTCCTATACAAATACGATGAACCCTATTGTTAGGTACCAACGGGAAAGTTATCAACACTTAAGTGATTGATATTATGTAAAATGAGAGGACTTAAATTCCCGATAACTTCTTTGTAGGTACTTAAAGGATTAACTGCTTTCATTATGATATATACACTGACGTTAAATGTTCATTTTAATACCATGTGAGCATATGGTAAAGGCGAAGAACTCATTCTCGAAAACTTATCATTAATTACTTACTATAAAATTCATTTATTTCATATTTTAACTTTAAAATATCAGCATTTGACGGTTTAAAGTATATGAATTTATCGTCGCACAATTTATCTAAACATAATAATTTATATTTGATATTCAAATTCAACTTTCTACCATAAATGTGCCCATTCATTATATTAAACCCTGATAACAAATCCAAATAAAGTAGCTGCTTTGAGCTATCATAATGTTTTATTAATCTATTTATCTCAAAATATGCCTCACAAAATTTATTATTTTGTATTAAAAATAAAACCTTTAATACAAAAATGTTAATGCAATATACTTCACTTTCTCGCTCAAAGGGAACTGGGATTTTTGAAAAAAACTCAAAAACTAATCTTTTCTCATTATCTGACGTGGTATATTTATAATTATAATAATGCCAACGTATACTTAGAGGTTCTTCTTGTAATTGTTTCTCAATTAGGAATTTATTCCGTTCAAATTTAAACTTACTAGCGTATATATTTTCTTCATAACCATCATGAAACAAGGTAAATATCTCCGTATTTTTAATATTATATGAACTCCTAAATAAATATTCATGTACGCAACCAATATACCTATCTTTATCTTTAACATAAAACAGTCTAGGTATGTTATACACATTGAAATCATTAACATTTTCAATGACGGGACAATAACTAATATTTGTATTTAATGTTTTAATCGTTTTTTTAAAATCAAGCAAAGAGGAAAAAACCTCATCTGCATCAATTATCAGACACCATTTATTAGATAATTTAGATAACCCATAATTTCTAACCTCTGAAAAATCATTATTCCACTCTTTATAAAAGACCTTAACCAATGGGAATAACAAAGCAATTTCGACTGTATTATCAGTAGAGTACGTATCAATAACAACTATCTCATCAACTATATTTAATATAGATTTAATTGCTCTATTTATACATCGCTCCTCATTATACGTAATAATTAACGCTGAAATTGAATATTTACCCCCCATTATATTTACTTTCCGGTGTATTCATAGTATGTTCATTTAAAACAAGGCCTAATTTTTTAGATAAAAGAAAATTACTCATATTTTCTAATGAAATATTTTCCACATCAGGTAATGTGTAAACTAACCCAAGTAGAACCTCAATAAACAATCCCGGACCAGTTAATATATGTGTAACCCTTCGATCTATATAGTCAGAAAACATCTCTTTTCTATAGTTAGCTAATCTAGCTAAATAATCACCATCGAATACATCAGCATTCTTAAATATTAGATCATTATTTTCAAGATACTTATACCTTTTTTTTATTTGCCTTATAATTATGTTGATAACTTTTGAATTTACATGACAACCCAATATATTATTACCAATAAAACCTTTATTGAAATTATCGGAACAAATATTAATAAGAGATTTGTTTATTTTCATTTCACCAATAGGTGAAAACATTTCATGAAACAAGAGTTTTGATGCTATTTTTTTAAAAATTAATACCGTATTGGTAGATGTCACTTTATTTATTATAATTTCATCTATTAGCACAGTTAAATTATTATCGTTCATACTACGATTTAGGCATAACACACAAACAACCAGTTCATTTTTTTCATTATGGATCCCCCTCTCTAAAAGGTAACTCCTCACTATATTAAATTTATCACTCATCATTGGTAATGTATCAACATCTATATATATCCCTCCATATAATGACAGTATCTTTAATCTAATTAAATCACTACATGATGCTAGATTCGCTCGTAAAATTAACTCATAATAATAAAATTTTTTAATTTCATTATCTAATGGCAAGTCATTAATATCCATAAACTCTATCCCTAGATCACTGTTCGGGATTATTGATGTATTTTTGATAGTCTCATCAAAAAAATACTGGCATGCATTTACAGCTGCTTCATTATAAGTAAAACCATTTTTTATTTTTCCCATGAAAAAATAATATATATTATTACTTAGCTTTATTTTATCTTCAATAGACATTAGATTAGTATCAATGTTTTTTTAAATACATAATTAAATTTATTGAACAATGTCGAATTATTATCTACCCAAATATTTATTTTTTTATCTTGATTGACTTTATGCCATATTTCTATATATGAAATTTGTTTTATTGATATTTCACCAATCCAAACAAAATGCATCACATTTGGAATAGCTTCCCTATTGTTATTAATTAACCCGAGTAATTTATTCATTTTTTATTTACAATTAATTAAAAATACATATGCATCATTGCATAGCAATAATGCATAATTACAACAATTTAACGGCGCCCACCTGTACAAGTTCCGCTACCAGAAGGACGCTTATTTGTTGGCCCACTACCTCTCGCCCAATCCCTAGCTTTAGATACGGAATTTCGATTAGTAATATGTTTACCTACATGTTTTGTTCTATTTGCCACGTTTCCACCGGAAACTTGGTCTAATTGTTCAGATATAATTTCTTTCATAACCATGCTCCATTATGATTTAATTTTTATGACAGTAGTTTACTGTCAAGCTTTATTCTCTATGAATTAAGCTATCTAAGACAATATGGATAAAACGCACATTTAGTTGCGATATACATCACAATTCATACAGGTTTGAATGCAACATTAGTTCCAAAATACTAATAAGCGACTTACAAATCGCTTTGAAATCTAAAATACAGCATAGTATCCCATTCTAACCCAAGATAAAAACGTCACATGACATAGCGTTACGTGTGTTTTATAACGCTCGTACTCTTGAATAGGCAAGCACAATTCAAGAGTCTCCACTCTTGTTCCTGTTTCGGTTTTTGGTAAACGTGATACCTGTGCCTTAATTCGATAGCTCAACTCTCTATGACTGCATGAGCTTAAATCTTGCTCTAACTGTTTTCTAAAGCAACGCAAGCCCAATTCATCAAGCGTCACATCATGAACACGCGCACGCTCTATCACTGTTGCTAACTCTTTTGTCGTCAACGGAATTTTGATTTTTCGAGTCGTTCGTTTCTTTTTATCTAATGCCATAGGTAACGATATTACACTGTCTTCTGGTATGGTTGGATTGCTCTCTTTACCCTGTGAGAATGCTTCAATGAGCAACGCAATACGTTGCGCTGCTGCTTTGGTTTCTTGTTGGCTCACGTGCGTATAACGCAATGTCATTGATAATCGTTTATGCCCAAGCATCTTTGAAATCATCGGCAACGTTGCATTCATTAAGGCCGCATGACTAGCAAACGTATGTCGTAAATCATGAATACGCACATCGTTAACATTGGCATGCTTTCTCACCTTGCACCAATACGCGGGCACGTGTTGCTGTGGCCGCCCGTCCGGTTGCTCAAACACATAATCAGTCAGTCTGTCTTGCCTTGATAGCAATTCCTTTGCTGCATGGCTTAAATACACCGACCTTGCCCCTGTTTTACTGTCAGGTAAATGAATTTCATGGTTATCAATGTATGACCACTTTAATTTTACGATTTCATTGCATCGACACCCTGTTAATAACAGTAACCGAAAAATATCAGAGCATTGTCGCTCTCGCTCTCCACCTTGTAAGGTGAATTGCTTCATCACCCTATCAACGCTACCGATTTCATCCATGCTTAAAAAACGGTTTAACGTCCGCTTGGGGTTCTGCGTAATGCTTGCGCACACATTCTCTTTGATGTGCCCATGCACTATCGCTAGTCGAATAATAGATTGTAAAATATCGAGCGCCCTATTTGCTCCGCCTGCCTTTGTTATGCTGTACTCTTCAAACCAATGACGCACATCTAACACGGTTAATAAATGCAAACGACGATGACCAAAACGAGGCAAAAACTGTCGAGCTAATACACTGTTAGCCATTCGTTGTGTACTCGGCTTCCAACGCTCAAATACCTCTTTTTTCCATTCAGAGTGAATGAATTCTGAAAACGTTGGGGACTGTTTTATGTCTTTGCTTCCTTTTTGCCATAGCGTTAAACAGTCAATACTTTTCTGCCTTGCCTCTGTTATCGACATCACAAGACAAAGCCCTAACGTTTGAGTTTGAGCGCGGCTATTCACACGCCACATCGCCACAAAGACTTTCTTTCCTTTGGGAGACACCCGAATGCCAAGCCCTTGGCTTTTACTGTCCATCACGGTGTAACTTTTAGGCTCTGCTTTTAATTGTGCAATGCTGCGCTGTGTGAATATCATCGTTTTCATAACGATAGCCCTCGCGCTAATTGACTTGATACTTTTTCAGCCGCTACATAAACATGCTCATTCGCTAAGTGGGCGTACCTCAACGTGGTACTGGCTTCACTGTGCCCTAATAATTGCCCTATCGTTAATAAGTGCTCCCCTGATTGCAGCGCAAAACTGGCGTAACTGTGGCGTAAATCATGGATATTCACATCCTCTAGCTCTGCATGGAAACGAAATCGTTTCCATGCACTGAGCACCGCCGCATAGCTAATAGGTACAGATGTCAAAGAGGGAAAAAACAGCACAGCATCATCACTGAGTTGTCTCGCTTGCTCTAATAACCCCATTGCTACATCAGAAAGATACACCGTTTTCGCCCCTGTTTTACTGTCAGTTAAATACAAATGTTCATGACGGTATTCTTGCTGACGAAGTAACCGAATTTCTGAGCATCGACACCCTGTGACGATTAGCAGACGAAACAAAATCACCATCAATGGCGGCTCTGCGCTGTTATCAAGTACAGACCATAAACGGTGCAGTTCATTTTTAGTGAGATAACGCATTCGCACATCATAGTTACGTTTTCGTAACCCTTTACAAGGGTTACTGTTATTCAGACGATAGCCATATTCTTGTGCTTGCTTCATCATGACCGACAACAACGCCAACGGGGTATGGTCTTTTCTTGATTGTTTCGATAACCAACGCTTAACCTGCGATGCATCAATGTCTTTCACATTACAGTGACCAAACTCAGGCACTAATTTGTTATTAAAAATACTTAAATTTAATTTTCCTGTTCGTGCTTGTTTCCAGTGTCTCGCGTAGCGTTTAAAAAACAACTCTCCATAGGTAA
Proteins encoded in this region:
- a CDS encoding putative glycosyltransferase, which gives rise to MGGKYSISALIITYNEERCINRAIKSILNIVDEIVVIDTYSTDNTVEIALLFPLVKVFYKEWNNDFSEVRNYGLSKLSNKWCLIIDADEVFSSLLDFKKTIKTLNTNISYCPVIENVNDFNVYNIPRLFYVKDKDRYIGCVHEYLFRSSYNIKNTEIFTLFHDGYEENIYASKFKFERNKFLIEKQLQEEPLSIRWHYYNYKYTTSDNEKRLVFEFFSKIPVPFERESEVYCINIFVLKVLFLIQNNKFCEAYFEINRLIKHYDSSKQLLYLDLLSGFNIMNGHIYGRKLNLNIKYKLLCLDKLCDDKFIYFKPSNADILKLKYEINEFYSK
- a CDS encoding putative glycosyltransferase; the protein is MSIEDKIKLSNNIYYFFMGKIKNGFTYNEAAVNACQYFFDETIKNTSIIPNSDLGIEFMDINDLPLDNEIKKFYYYELILRANLASCSDLIRLKILSLYGGIYIDVDTLPMMSDKFNIVRSYLLERGIHNEKNELVVCVLCLNRSMNDNNLTVLIDEIIINKVTSTNTVLIFKKIASKLLFHEMFSPIGEMKINKSLINICSDNFNKGFIGNNILGCHVNSKVINIIIRQIKKRYKYLENNDLIFKNADVFDGDYLARLANYRKEMFSDYIDRRVTHILTGPGLFIEVLLGLVYTLPDVENISLENMSNFLLSKKLGLVLNEHTMNTPESKYNGG
- a CDS encoding putative bacteiocin secretion protein, HlyD family; its protein translation is MFRAEVIEAKKQRLFGTVIVTQPMSIYAISFTCFIVFILIFVYLSQASYSRKETVNGYLTPEKGLVKVFSNRTGVIANIYVAEGETIKQGKEIVKIKNSQSLTSGVELSTALSHELSLQIGYLEEELNTVAKVNEKELSRIKRQITQLNKSLLALNNAKKTNKKKVRLKENQLDNNQKLLQKGHISQSQIDLVTEQYLDSLEANDRLDREIANVSTEISTLRSEHISLPEQLTLKQIVINRQLSELKAKVTELDNQYEFIQKAPESGIVTAIQPSIGTRVDPNTPLLSIIPVDSPLEIELLLPTRSAGFVQIKDKVNIRFDAFPYQKFGVVVGEISNIDKALILPTDRQLPIKFDEAMYRVQAKLHKQSVQAYGKEFPLKVGMIAEVDILLEKRSLLEWLLDPIYAVKGKLG
- a CDS encoding phage integrase; the encoded protein is MKTMIFTQRSIAQLKAEPKSYTVMDSKSQGLGIRVSPKGKKVFVAMWRVNSRAQTQTLGLCLVMSITEARQKSIDCLTLWQKGSKDIKQSPTFSEFIHSEWKKEVFERWKPSTQRMANSVLARQFLPRFGHRRLHLLTVLDVRHWFEEYSITKAGGANRALDILQSIIRLAIVHGHIKENVCASITQNPKRTLNRFLSMDEIGSVDRVMKQFTLQGGERERQCSDIFRLLLLTGCRCNEIVKLKWSYIDNHEIHLPDSKTGARSVYLSHAAKELLSRQDRLTDYVFEQPDGRPQQHVPAYWCKVRKHANVNDVRIHDLRHTFASHAALMNATLPMISKMLGHKRLSMTLRYTHVSQQETKAAAQRIALLIEAFSQGKESNPTIPEDSVISLPMALDKKKRTTRKIKIPLTTKELATVIERARVHDVTLDELGLRCFRKQLEQDLSSCSHRELSYRIKAQVSRLPKTETGTRVETLELCLPIQEYERYKTHVTLCHVTFLSWVRMGYYAVF
- a CDS encoding phage integrase — protein: MARIKLTQKFVNQCAANGQTQYFFDKTIPSFYIKVMPKGAISYHVRYQYQGERHSYHLGKSTSISMDEARACAIEKQAAQQGHIITDIDFITYGELFFKRYARHWKQARTGKLNLSIFNNKLVPEFGHCNVKDIDASQVKRWLSKQSRKDHTPLALLSVMMKQAQEYGYRLNNSNPCKGLRKRNYDVRMRYLTKNELHRLWSVLDNSAEPPLMVILFRLLIVTGCRCSEIRLLRQQEYRHEHLYLTDSKTGAKTVYLSDVAMGLLEQARQLSDDAVLFFPSLTSVPISYAAVLSAWKRFRFHAELEDVNIHDLRHSYASFALQSGEHLLTIGQLLGHSEASTTLRYAHLANEHVYVAAEKVSSQLARGLSL
- a CDS encoding putative bacteriocin secretion ABC transporter, coding for MAIRPYLCSKRKTGMSINKPTIVDAIDLISYSGKRNVPLIMQSEVSECGLACLAMISSFYGYKINLSSLRKKVTLDNNGINLKQLMNVANQLHFSSRALQCSLNEIEQLSLPCILHWNMDHFVVLTRVTKNTIFINDPAFGKRKIHRKEFSDSFTGIALELTPTTSFKKQDVRVVMKITQLWEKITGLKRALISLLALSLILQSAALLLPYYMQWVVDNVLLSNDTSLLIVLAFGFSLLTIIQSGVSAFRSWLVLRFSSSLNLHMGANLFHHLINLPMSYFEKRHIGDVVSRFGSLSAIREMLATGLVEAIIDGIMASIVLIMLYVYSPLLATIALGFVLLSFLVQLAFYYPNRRITEESIVAEAKEDTSFLESIRAIQTIKLFSHETSRQNLWLNRYAEVINTNIRLGKLDIAETTFNSLIFGLESILVIYFGALIVIDGDLTVGMLLAFIAYKGQFTTSITNFIDNILSFKLLGLHLERLSDITLQKTEFNDTNYVAPLSTVKGNIRLESICFRYADNSEWVLHNINLEVKSGDSVAIVGASGCGKTTLLKIILGLLKPTSGRIYLDGIDISQLGLNEYRQHFGAVMQNDLLFSGTLSENITLFDPNYNEDKLNECCRLACILDDIEKLPMKYHSLVGDMGNNFSGGQLQRLFLARALYKEPAILCLDESTSNLDQQNEFLINDNIKSLPMTRIIIAHRKSTIESVNSTFEI